Proteins encoded within one genomic window of Actinoplanes octamycinicus:
- a CDS encoding DivIVA domain-containing protein, whose product MPLTPADIHNVAFKKPPIGKRGYDEEEVDAFLDEVEQELIRLLEENNALRNQAQRGGGGGMASNPAATMVITNEFADLQAQLERLQEARARAEQNARDMQAQLERARSATPSGAMPTVGDDDRNARVLMMAQRTADEHMRDAQREVEALLDAARGKAEQLTAEAQMKASTIESDARRNHAEAMDSLVEKRAALIDEIDKLGQLAKGYQQALTNHVTQQLMDLTSGPDAAGRELE is encoded by the coding sequence ATGCCGCTCACCCCAGCTGATATCCACAACGTGGCCTTCAAGAAGCCGCCGATCGGCAAGCGTGGATACGACGAGGAAGAGGTCGACGCCTTCCTCGATGAGGTCGAGCAGGAGCTGATCCGCCTCCTCGAGGAGAACAACGCGCTGCGGAACCAGGCGCAGCGCGGCGGCGGTGGTGGGATGGCCAGCAACCCGGCCGCCACCATGGTGATCACCAACGAGTTCGCCGACCTGCAGGCCCAGTTGGAGCGGCTGCAGGAGGCCCGGGCCCGGGCCGAGCAGAACGCCCGCGACATGCAGGCCCAGCTGGAGCGGGCGCGCAGCGCCACCCCGTCCGGCGCGATGCCGACCGTCGGCGACGACGACCGCAACGCCCGGGTGCTGATGATGGCCCAGCGCACCGCGGACGAGCACATGCGCGACGCGCAGCGCGAGGTGGAGGCGCTGCTCGACGCGGCCCGCGGCAAGGCCGAGCAGCTCACCGCCGAGGCGCAGATGAAGGCGAGCACGATCGAGAGCGACGCGCGCCGCAACCACGCCGAGGCGATGGACAGCCTGGTGGAGAAACGCGCCGCGCTGATCGACGAGATCGACAAGCTCGGCCAGCTGGCCAAGGGTTACCAGCAGGCCCTCACCAACCACGTCACCCAGCAGCTGATGGACCTGACCAGCGGCCCCGACGCGGCGGGTCGCGAGCTGGAGTAA
- a CDS encoding serine hydrolase domain-containing protein produces the protein MSVSVTRRTALVAAAATGAATLVPTPAKAARSAFAELEAKIKEGMAKYAIPGVALGLRHRGRDYLRGYGVTSVADPHPVDPDTVFQVASTTKTFTGTALMRLVERGRLDLNRTVRSYLPDFRTADPAASARVTVRQVIQHSPGWLGDFLLDTGTDDGALARYVAAMSRVPQLTAPGSTFGYNNAALSVAGRLIEVASGRPYEKAIRDLVTGPLGLRTSGFSPADLPGARIALPHAPGEDGNPVPYPELFAVPRSLAPAGGLLSSARDQLRWARFHLGDGKPLLNRHSMHLMQSHPGPGGTLFVELNGVGISWMLRPTAEGPLVVQHGGDWSGQHSGFLMVPERDFAITVLTNSETGPALLAELFADDWALSRFAGVHNLPAKPRLLPADRLAEYAGTYSFEQIGFDGETASVSFDLVPDAGTLLFRAADGSTGGRLVFYRRDYVLEQAPDGEYGTGRDDFVRGADGSVAWFRSGGRLFRRTPPGTAPLAAPRRATPSKLPTLSTGKALASIDVS, from the coding sequence ATGTCCGTATCGGTTACCCGGCGTACCGCTCTGGTCGCCGCAGCCGCCACCGGCGCGGCAACCCTCGTCCCGACACCCGCGAAGGCGGCCCGATCCGCCTTCGCCGAGCTGGAAGCGAAGATCAAGGAGGGGATGGCGAAGTACGCGATCCCCGGCGTCGCCCTCGGCCTGCGTCACCGCGGCCGGGACTACCTGCGCGGTTACGGCGTGACCAGCGTCGCCGACCCGCACCCGGTGGACCCGGACACGGTCTTCCAGGTCGCGTCCACCACCAAGACGTTCACCGGCACCGCGCTGATGCGGCTCGTCGAGCGCGGCCGGCTCGACCTGAACCGGACCGTCCGCAGCTATCTGCCCGACTTCCGGACCGCCGACCCGGCCGCCTCGGCCCGGGTCACCGTGCGCCAGGTGATCCAGCACAGCCCCGGCTGGCTGGGCGACTTCCTGCTGGACACCGGCACCGACGACGGGGCGCTCGCCCGGTACGTGGCGGCGATGTCCCGGGTGCCGCAGCTGACCGCGCCGGGGAGCACGTTCGGGTACAACAACGCGGCGCTGTCGGTGGCCGGGCGGCTGATCGAGGTGGCCAGCGGGCGGCCGTACGAAAAGGCCATCCGCGATCTGGTGACCGGTCCGCTCGGCCTGCGCACCAGCGGGTTCTCCCCCGCCGACCTGCCCGGCGCCCGGATCGCCCTGCCGCACGCGCCGGGCGAGGACGGCAACCCGGTCCCCTACCCCGAGCTGTTCGCCGTGCCGCGCAGCCTCGCCCCGGCCGGCGGCCTGCTCTCCAGCGCCCGGGACCAGCTGCGCTGGGCCCGGTTCCATCTGGGCGACGGGAAACCGCTGCTCAACCGGCACTCGATGCACCTGATGCAGTCGCACCCCGGTCCGGGCGGCACCCTCTTCGTCGAGTTGAACGGGGTCGGGATCAGCTGGATGCTGCGGCCGACCGCGGAGGGTCCACTGGTGGTGCAGCACGGCGGCGACTGGTCCGGGCAGCACTCCGGGTTCCTGATGGTGCCGGAGCGGGACTTCGCGATCACCGTGCTGACCAACTCGGAGACCGGCCCGGCGCTGCTGGCCGAGCTGTTCGCCGACGACTGGGCGCTGAGCCGGTTCGCCGGCGTGCACAACCTGCCGGCCAAGCCCCGGCTGCTGCCGGCCGACCGGCTCGCCGAGTACGCCGGGACCTACTCGTTCGAGCAGATCGGCTTCGACGGCGAGACCGCCTCAGTGAGCTTCGACCTGGTGCCGGACGCCGGGACGCTGCTCTTCCGGGCGGCCGACGGCTCGACCGGCGGGCGGCTGGTCTTCTACCGCCGGGACTACGTGCTGGAGCAGGCACCGGACGGCGAGTACGGGACCGGGCGGGACGACTTCGTCCGGGGCGCGGACGGGTCGGTGGCCTGGTTCCGCAGCGGTGGACGGCTGTTCCGCCGGACGCCGCCGGGCACCGCCCCGCTGGCCGCGCCGCGCCGCGCCACGCCGTCGAAGCTACCGACTCTGAGCACGGGGAAAGCGCTTGCCTCCATCGATGTGAGCTGA
- a CDS encoding DUF3455 domain-containing protein: MFRTKRSKIRALTLAGSMVAALGTVGAVTFDASAAETTAAATGNLRPVTPVLSAVPEAIRPPAGSKPVGAYLVVTGTQTYTCVVPAGAASGAYTGPSVPEAQLLGTGGWIHHFAGPSWQSTRDGSLVTAVKDKELKREGTIAELLLKVNSHTGTGILSKADYINRLHTSGGVAPAGPCATGEKASVQYKALYVFWDAPAA, from the coding sequence ATGTTCCGTACCAAGCGTTCCAAGATCCGCGCGCTCACCCTGGCCGGCAGCATGGTCGCCGCGCTCGGCACGGTGGGGGCGGTCACCTTCGACGCCTCGGCGGCCGAGACGACGGCCGCGGCGACCGGGAATCTGCGCCCGGTCACGCCGGTCCTCTCGGCGGTCCCGGAGGCGATCCGGCCGCCCGCCGGGTCCAAGCCGGTCGGCGCCTACCTGGTGGTCACCGGCACCCAGACCTACACGTGCGTGGTGCCGGCCGGGGCGGCCAGTGGCGCGTACACCGGGCCGTCGGTGCCGGAGGCGCAGCTGCTCGGCACCGGAGGGTGGATCCACCACTTCGCCGGGCCCAGCTGGCAGTCGACCCGGGACGGCTCGCTGGTCACCGCGGTCAAGGACAAGGAGCTGAAGCGCGAGGGGACCATCGCCGAGCTGCTGCTCAAGGTGAACTCGCACACCGGCACCGGGATCCTGTCCAAGGCGGACTACATCAACCGGCTCCACACCTCCGGTGGGGTGGCGCCGGCCGGCCCGTGCGCCACCGGCGAGAAGGCCTCCGTGCAGTACAAGGCGCTCTACGTCTTCTGGGACGCCCCGGCCGCCTGA
- a CDS encoding radical SAM protein, translating to MPVSVEDPPLPAHLQVEVTSACNLRCTMCLVRYRPPVNKLAGAMPLELFHRLVGELPLRQLTLQGLGEPLLSPHLPEMIATAVRGGIRVGFNTNATLLNRRRAEELVASRVDWLHVSLDGAGPEVYEAIREGARFDTVLGNLAGLVAAKRAAGSATPWIRVVFVAMRDNVAELPALVRLLAGIGVNELRVQNLSHSFDDTGTGGYDEIRDFTARQALWTGADLARVRSVFAAALAAARDSDLRLRLPSLSDEGGGNCGWPWEAAYVTSAGVVQPCCMVMGDDRVRLGDLTESSFADIWHGPAYRDFRRRLDSATPPEVCAGCSLYRHTF from the coding sequence ATGCCCGTTTCCGTGGAGGATCCGCCGCTGCCGGCTCACCTGCAGGTCGAGGTGACCTCGGCCTGCAACCTGCGCTGCACGATGTGCCTGGTCCGCTACCGCCCGCCGGTGAACAAGCTGGCCGGCGCGATGCCGCTGGAACTGTTCCACCGGCTGGTCGGTGAGCTGCCACTACGGCAGCTCACCCTGCAGGGGCTCGGCGAGCCACTGCTCTCGCCGCACCTGCCCGAGATGATCGCCACCGCGGTCCGGGGCGGCATCCGGGTCGGCTTCAACACCAACGCCACCCTGCTGAACCGGCGCCGCGCCGAGGAGCTGGTGGCCAGCCGGGTGGACTGGCTGCACGTGTCGCTGGACGGCGCCGGGCCGGAGGTCTACGAGGCGATCCGGGAGGGCGCCCGGTTCGACACGGTGCTCGGCAACCTGGCCGGGCTGGTCGCCGCGAAACGGGCGGCCGGCAGCGCGACCCCGTGGATCCGGGTGGTCTTCGTGGCCATGCGGGACAACGTCGCCGAACTGCCCGCGCTGGTCCGGCTGCTGGCCGGGATCGGGGTGAACGAGCTGCGGGTGCAGAACCTGTCGCACAGCTTCGACGACACCGGGACCGGCGGCTACGACGAGATCCGCGACTTCACCGCCCGGCAGGCGCTGTGGACCGGCGCCGACCTGGCCCGGGTCCGGTCGGTGTTCGCCGCGGCGCTGGCCGCCGCCCGGGACAGCGACCTGCGGCTGCGGCTGCCCAGCCTGTCCGACGAGGGCGGCGGCAACTGCGGCTGGCCGTGGGAGGCGGCGTACGTGACCAGCGCCGGCGTCGTCCAGCCGTGCTGCATGGTGATGGGCGACGACCGGGTCCGGCTCGGCGACCTGACCGAGTCGAGCTTCGCCGACATCTGGCACGGGCCGGCCTACCGGGACTTCCGGCGGCGGCTGGACAGCGCCACCCCGCCCGAGGTGTGCGCCGGCTGTTCGCTGTACCGGCACACGTTCTGA
- a CDS encoding WXG100-like domain-containing protein has translation MTITLPAELTEPLSWIGLEWPEADEDQLQADGQAWIEHGTRMRAHAERATGTARKVWLENEGASIEAFERWWNGEDGPGRHLREAAVAAELIGGALIAMAGVTISLKAAFIAQLTALALEVGQAVVTAAATAGATLAEIPVFIALTRVACRKLLHEAMALIEREIAALLRKAAKMLEKAGARHLADKTLKGSEKTAFKGFLHQVENADVRSPVNGAHFYSGKQPNGEKMRQYAEKQVDGVLSVTLEMTPGGRRFDDMKLFEHDSPINRDQAAAVWKRLSQRYAQDASGVATGWTHDSWAGSIWNTAEKPALQLNPKITRIDEIDPFA, from the coding sequence GTGACCATCACCCTGCCCGCCGAGCTGACCGAGCCGCTCAGCTGGATCGGCCTGGAGTGGCCGGAGGCCGACGAGGACCAGCTCCAGGCCGACGGCCAGGCCTGGATCGAGCACGGCACCCGGATGCGGGCGCACGCCGAGCGGGCCACCGGCACCGCCCGCAAGGTGTGGCTGGAGAACGAGGGTGCCTCGATCGAGGCCTTCGAGCGGTGGTGGAACGGCGAGGACGGGCCCGGCCGGCACCTGCGCGAGGCGGCCGTCGCGGCCGAGCTGATCGGCGGCGCGCTGATCGCCATGGCCGGCGTGACGATCAGCCTGAAAGCGGCGTTCATCGCGCAGCTCACCGCGCTGGCGCTGGAGGTCGGGCAGGCGGTCGTGACGGCGGCGGCCACGGCCGGGGCGACGCTCGCCGAGATCCCGGTGTTCATCGCGCTGACCCGGGTGGCCTGCCGGAAGCTGCTCCACGAGGCGATGGCGCTGATCGAGCGGGAGATCGCCGCGCTGCTCCGCAAGGCCGCCAAGATGCTGGAGAAGGCCGGCGCCAGGCACCTGGCCGACAAGACCCTGAAAGGCAGCGAGAAGACGGCGTTCAAGGGGTTCCTGCACCAGGTGGAGAACGCCGACGTGCGCAGCCCGGTCAACGGCGCCCACTTCTACTCCGGCAAGCAACCGAACGGCGAGAAGATGCGGCAATACGCTGAGAAGCAGGTCGACGGCGTCCTCTCGGTGACGTTGGAGATGACACCGGGCGGCCGTCGCTTCGACGACATGAAGCTTTTCGAGCACGACTCACCGATCAATCGGGACCAGGCGGCCGCGGTGTGGAAACGGCTCTCGCAGCGCTACGCGCAGGACGCGTCCGGAGTGGCCACCGGCTGGACGCACGACAGCTGGGCGGGAAGCATCTGGAACACTGCGGAGAAGCCCGCCTTGCAGCTGAACCCGAAGATTACCAGGATCGATGAGATCGACCCGTTCGCGTAG
- a CDS encoding rhamnogalacturonan acetylesterase encodes MTIDRRTLLRASLGGATAGVLGVTTAARAAPGPGRRSTIFVAGDSTAATYALADLPRAGWGQALPVFLHHGVAVVNAALSGASSKSFADQGRLDLIRAAIRPGDTLLISFGHNDEKVEDPARGTDPWTTFQDYLRRYLDGARAARAHPILVTPVERRRFTADGVPYLSHGAYPDAMRALARQTRTPLIDLTALSFDLWGRLGPEATKDHFLWLDAGEQPTYPAGAADNTHFQAHGAIEVARLVVAAGRSLPGRDRRALRDPAIPDDVLTWPPIRPAES; translated from the coding sequence ATGACGATCGACCGGAGAACCCTCCTGCGCGCATCCCTCGGCGGCGCCACCGCCGGCGTCCTCGGCGTCACCACCGCGGCCCGCGCCGCACCCGGTCCGGGTCGCCGGTCCACGATCTTCGTGGCCGGCGACTCGACCGCCGCCACCTACGCCCTGGCCGACCTCCCCCGGGCCGGCTGGGGCCAGGCGCTGCCCGTCTTCCTGCACCACGGGGTCGCCGTGGTCAACGCCGCCCTCTCCGGCGCCAGCTCGAAAAGCTTCGCCGACCAGGGCCGGCTCGACCTCATCCGGGCCGCCATCCGCCCCGGCGACACCCTGCTGATCTCCTTCGGCCACAACGACGAGAAGGTCGAGGACCCGGCCCGCGGCACCGACCCGTGGACCACGTTCCAGGACTACCTGCGCCGCTACCTGGACGGCGCCCGCGCGGCCCGGGCCCACCCGATCCTGGTCACCCCGGTGGAGCGGCGCCGGTTCACCGCCGACGGCGTCCCCTACCTCTCGCACGGCGCCTACCCGGACGCGATGCGCGCGCTGGCGCGCCAGACCCGGACCCCGCTGATCGACCTGACCGCGCTCTCCTTCGACCTGTGGGGCCGGCTCGGCCCGGAGGCCACCAAGGACCACTTCCTCTGGCTGGACGCCGGGGAGCAGCCCACCTACCCGGCCGGGGCCGCCGACAACACGCACTTCCAGGCGCACGGCGCGATCGAGGTGGCCCGCCTGGTGGTCGCCGCCGGCCGGTCCCTCCCCGGCCGCGACCGTCGCGCGCTGCGCGATCCGGCCATCCCGGACGACGTCCTCACCTGGCCGCCCATCCGCCCGGCGGAAAGCTGA
- a CDS encoding low temperature requirement protein A, whose product MADTTAEQARLDREDEEERELVRPPDVNRDSNRSATRLELFFDLAFVLFVARCADVLTEHQTWDAAFKFTAVLVAGWWAWASTTLYANRFDTDDAIFRLFTLTGMGGVIVMAAAADQAVGAHSGWFAAGYVLLRLVLVAGYLRVWRNLPDTRPGIRPYLWGHSAGAVCWLVSLAVPEPARYALWAVGVLLDLIGPYLAARVPDAPPLHMEHLPERFGLFVILVLGESVAATVVGLREGEWSGGAVATAIFAFLAAAALWWSYFDLSGGAAKRRLVEEGGEHTRRGVHDFYVYAHLPIAVSLAAVAVGLEHAIAHEHLSTGARVVLGAGLAGYLLSAAVIQGVLSRRWRVALVWPGLGVPLVLLAVLLPDGPPALLVALCATVLVAGVITGVLQHRAGAVRVAKV is encoded by the coding sequence ATGGCCGACACGACGGCGGAGCAGGCCCGGCTGGACCGTGAGGACGAGGAGGAGCGGGAACTGGTCCGGCCCCCGGACGTGAACCGCGACTCGAACCGCTCGGCGACCCGGCTGGAGCTCTTCTTCGACCTGGCCTTCGTGCTGTTCGTGGCGCGCTGCGCGGACGTGCTGACCGAGCACCAGACCTGGGACGCCGCGTTCAAGTTCACCGCGGTCCTGGTGGCCGGCTGGTGGGCGTGGGCCAGCACCACGCTCTACGCCAACCGGTTCGACACCGACGACGCGATCTTCCGGCTGTTCACCCTCACCGGGATGGGCGGGGTGATCGTCATGGCGGCGGCCGCCGACCAGGCGGTCGGCGCGCACTCCGGCTGGTTCGCGGCCGGCTACGTGCTGCTCCGGCTGGTGCTGGTGGCCGGCTACCTGCGGGTGTGGCGGAACCTGCCGGACACCCGGCCGGGGATCCGGCCGTACCTGTGGGGGCACTCCGCCGGGGCGGTCTGCTGGCTGGTGTCGCTGGCCGTGCCGGAGCCGGCCCGGTACGCGCTGTGGGCGGTCGGCGTGCTGCTCGACCTGATCGGCCCGTACCTGGCGGCCCGGGTCCCGGACGCGCCCCCGCTGCACATGGAGCACCTGCCGGAACGGTTCGGCCTCTTCGTGATCCTGGTGCTCGGCGAGTCGGTCGCGGCCACCGTGGTCGGGCTGCGCGAGGGCGAATGGTCCGGCGGGGCGGTGGCCACCGCCATCTTCGCCTTCCTGGCCGCGGCCGCGCTCTGGTGGTCCTACTTCGACCTGTCCGGCGGCGCGGCGAAACGCCGCCTGGTCGAGGAGGGCGGCGAGCACACCCGCCGCGGCGTGCACGACTTCTATGTGTACGCCCACCTCCCGATCGCCGTGAGCCTGGCCGCCGTGGCGGTCGGCCTGGAGCACGCCATCGCGCACGAGCACCTGTCCACCGGCGCGCGGGTGGTGCTCGGCGCCGGGCTGGCCGGCTACCTGCTCAGTGCCGCGGTGATCCAGGGCGTGCTGTCCCGGCGGTGGCGGGTGGCGCTGGTCTGGCCGGGACTCGGCGTACCGTTGGTCCTGCTGGCCGTGCTGCTGCCGGACGGCCCGCCGGCACTGCTCGTGGCACTCTGCGCGACCGTCCTGGTCGCGGGCGTGATCACCGGGGTGCTCCAGCACCGGGCCGGCGCGGTGCGGGTGGCCAAGGTGTGA
- a CDS encoding hybrid sensor histidine kinase/response regulator, with the protein MPDQMFLLANLVIMVAYAAITTAILVPVSRAGQLRTNRLATATALIFFSCSVGHGLHALSMLLAELRLARHPASHAASADWFWTSAAWDVLTATVAVYYWTLRRSYGLLLARGAIYDDPWSRNRLDEADARERAARDVAEAQRAMLATVVQDTEDAIAGLTPDGRFTAWNGGAERLFGYTAEEVLGQPVSILAERHGTVADQMDVLSRVRGGARSVSYEARRLRKDGTVVDVAMTVSPIRDPAGTVTGISLVARDITAAKESAERQRAVQERTQQAQRMESLGNLAGGVAHDFNNILAIIANYTEFAIEETAGQPAVQADLVQVRTAVERATNLTRQLLTFTRGDAIQPRDVSLNAALAEVQAMLERTIGEHIHLVTVPSATPLTVHADPGQVQQVLLNLAINARDAMPDGGTLVLEANTADLDGDEVNMQPPLPAGRYARLLISDTGEGIPPEVAERVFEPFFTTKPRGKGTGLGLATVYGIITEAGGSINLYSEPGVGTTFRIYLPLVESPTETTDGADRRTDPPRGDGRTVLVVEDEVALSRIITRILTENDYRVLTAADGTTALSMYRQHGCDLLLTDVIMPGMSGPRLAELLHEHRPDLPVIYMSGYSNGLLGTTHVLEEDIAFLEKPFTAADLLHKVAATRTAGAASHTP; encoded by the coding sequence CATGGTGGCCTACGCGGCGATCACGACGGCGATCCTGGTGCCGGTCAGCCGCGCCGGCCAGCTGCGCACCAACCGGCTCGCGACGGCCACCGCGCTGATCTTCTTCAGCTGCTCGGTCGGGCACGGGCTGCACGCACTCTCCATGCTGCTCGCCGAACTCCGCCTCGCCCGCCACCCGGCCAGTCACGCCGCCTCGGCCGACTGGTTCTGGACCTCGGCGGCCTGGGACGTGCTCACCGCGACCGTGGCGGTCTACTACTGGACCCTGCGACGCAGCTACGGGCTGCTGCTGGCCAGGGGCGCGATCTACGACGACCCGTGGAGCCGCAACCGGCTGGACGAGGCCGACGCGCGGGAACGTGCCGCCCGGGACGTGGCCGAGGCCCAGCGGGCCATGCTCGCCACCGTGGTCCAGGACACCGAGGACGCGATCGCCGGGCTCACCCCGGACGGCAGGTTCACCGCCTGGAACGGCGGCGCCGAGCGGCTCTTCGGCTACACCGCCGAGGAGGTCCTCGGGCAGCCGGTCAGCATTCTGGCCGAGCGCCACGGCACGGTCGCCGACCAGATGGACGTGCTGAGCCGGGTCCGCGGTGGCGCCCGCAGCGTCAGTTACGAGGCCCGGCGGCTGCGCAAGGACGGGACCGTGGTGGACGTCGCCATGACGGTCTCGCCGATCCGGGACCCGGCCGGCACGGTCACCGGCATCTCCCTGGTCGCCCGGGACATCACCGCGGCCAAGGAGAGCGCCGAACGCCAGCGCGCCGTGCAGGAGCGCACCCAGCAGGCGCAGCGGATGGAGAGCCTGGGCAACCTGGCCGGCGGGGTGGCGCACGACTTCAACAACATCCTGGCGATCATCGCGAACTACACCGAGTTCGCCATCGAGGAGACCGCCGGCCAGCCGGCCGTGCAGGCCGACCTGGTCCAGGTGCGCACCGCCGTGGAGCGGGCCACCAACCTGACCCGGCAACTGCTCACCTTCACCCGGGGGGACGCGATCCAGCCCCGCGACGTCTCGCTCAACGCGGCCCTGGCCGAGGTCCAGGCCATGCTGGAGCGCACCATCGGCGAGCACATCCACCTGGTGACGGTGCCCTCGGCGACCCCGCTGACCGTGCACGCCGACCCCGGCCAGGTGCAGCAGGTGCTGCTCAACCTGGCGATCAACGCCCGGGACGCGATGCCGGACGGCGGCACGCTGGTGCTCGAGGCGAACACCGCCGACCTGGACGGCGACGAGGTCAACATGCAGCCGCCGCTGCCGGCCGGCCGCTACGCCCGGCTGCTGATCAGCGACACCGGCGAGGGGATCCCGCCCGAGGTGGCCGAGCGGGTCTTCGAGCCGTTCTTCACCACCAAGCCGCGCGGCAAGGGCACCGGGCTGGGCCTGGCCACCGTCTACGGCATCATCACCGAGGCCGGCGGCAGCATCAACCTGTACTCCGAGCCCGGCGTCGGCACCACCTTCCGGATCTACCTGCCGCTGGTGGAATCGCCCACCGAGACCACCGACGGCGCCGACCGGCGGACCGACCCGCCGCGCGGCGACGGCCGGACCGTGCTGGTGGTCGAGGACGAGGTGGCGCTGTCCCGGATCATCACCCGGATCCTGACCGAGAACGACTACCGGGTGCTGACCGCCGCCGACGGCACGACCGCCCTGTCGATGTACCGGCAGCACGGCTGCGACCTGTTGCTGACCGACGTGATCATGCCGGGGATGTCCGGCCCGCGGCTGGCCGAGCTGCTGCACGAGCACCGGCCGGACCTGCCGGTGATCTACATGTCCGGGTACAGCAACGGGCTGCTCGGCACCACCCACGTGCTGGAGGAGGACATCGCCTTCCTGGAGAAGCCGTTCACCGCCGCCGATCTGCTGCACAAGGTGGCCGCGACCAGGACCGCCGGCGCCGCGAGCCACACCCCTTGA